Genomic DNA from Leptospira congkakensis:
AAGCATAGACATCGAGTGATCCGGCTGTTTCGCCGGCCCCACAAATTCCATTCACTGCTTTTTGGGGATCAGAAAAACCAGATATCGTGGAACTGGCACTCACCACTGTTGTGGCAATGTGGATATCTGCTGGCAGTGGAGATTTGGGACATACACTTGCACTTGCTTGGGCATTGAGTAATGGTAATAAGGCAGCTAGATTTTCTTCCCCAGATGCAGAGGGGGATTTTTTGCAGGAAAATGAGGATACAACAAACACCAAAACCAAAGGAAATAATTTTTTTGTTTTGAAACGTTTTTGCATCACATCACCAATTTAGGGAACGAATCCTTAAAGTCCAGTCCAAGTTTTAGTTTTCTTTTTTAGTAAAAACAAGTTAGATACAATTGGAATGGTCCCCATCTAATGATAGGGACATTTACTTTTGTATACGGTAAAACTATTATTTTTTATCAATTCTTGAAAATGCAGAAGCACCGCAACCGGAGCTACCAGGATTTGTTCTAGTAGAAGTATCCGCTTGTGCTTTTGCAGCATCATATGTTTTTCCAAAAGCTACAGTACAAAGCCAATAAGAGTTTTCTTTTGCAGTATTTTTAAAGAAGAATACTTTGTTGTATTTTCCTTTGTTTGTATCACCAGCAAAACATCCACCATTGTTTTCAGGGTTTTGTGTGATGAAACTTCCTTCTGCGTTATTGAATTCAATGATAATGTAACAGCTAGAAAACCCACCAAATCCAGAACTATCGTCTAGTTGTAATCCTTTGGAGCCATATTTAGCGGAAAAGGTAGATATGGTATCGAGTGTAGTTCCGTTTCCAGTGAAACTATTCCAAACACCATTTAATGCAAAATCTTTACTAGATTCTGAAACTTGACCAGCTAACAATCCGATGAGTAGTTTATTATTTGCATCAGTTGCAGGAACTTGTTTTTCTGTGCTACAAACAATATTTGCAAACATAATCAAGGAAAGGATAGTTGTTTTGATAATTCTTTTCATAGAAGTCTCCTAATGGGTAAAAATTTAGGGACCTCCGATCCAACGATAAACAAACTGCTGTTAGAACTTTATATTTAAGTATCTAAAATACAATTTTAATTTGTAATTGTTTCGGGTGCCCCGATTCCTTCGGGGCCCCTTATCCAAATGGAGGACATTTGGAATCAGTGTGTAAAGTTCCATTACCACGAGGTAGACTTTACGGGGAAGATCTGGCTCACCAAACTTTGGTTTGGATTACAGTTGCGGGTCAGCACAGGATTCTCACCTGTTTCCTCCCTGAAGGTAATTCCCAGGTTTTTGCCAAGGTAGGAAATGTCAAATTTTTAAACCCTATCAAACACTGATCGTAACGCCATTTACACTGAAATGACTTGAAATTGTAGCAAAAAACCTCGGTAAACTTTTGCAACCAGATTGGGATTTTGGACACATACGAATTAAGAGGAAAAGTTATGTTCTATTATGTAGGAAGATCAATCGGATTTGTGCTGATGTGGATTGTTGTGAAACCGATGCGTTTGAAGTATGGAAACAAAAAAGTTGAAATTCAAAATGATCATATCTTACGAAAGCTAAATGGTAAATCTGTAATTCTAATTTCAAACCACATCAAACCAAGAAATAAGTTTTTAAGAGTGATTACCATGCCTTACGATGCCTTTGTGATTCGAGGGGTTCTCAAAAGATATGGAATTTATACAACAGCTCTCACTAGTTATGATTCTGGAATTCCTAATAAAGGAAAAAAACGTAAGTGGTTGTATAGAAAAGAACAAATGGTCAAAGGAATTGTAAAATCCATTGATTTGATTCCACTGAACAGAAGCGAATCTGATCCAGTTACGATAAAAGATTTCAAACGAAGGATCAACCGTGGAAACTTAGGGATCGGAATTTTTCCAGAAGGTACTTGGTATAGAGGATTTAGAAAGAGTAGAAAACTATATCCTGGTATGGTTGTTCTTAGCAAACGTTATAATTTACCAATCGTTCCTTTGTATTTGGATGCGTACAATATGAATAAACCCATCCGCCTATCTGTTGGGAATCCAATTTGGGAAGTGACTGACGCACCAGAAACAATCAATTACATTCGAAGTGAACTGATTCGGCTAAAAGACAAAGGAACTTCTATCTTAGTTACGAACGAAGCAGAAGAAATTTTAGATGATGAAAACGACGGATTGGAAATTTCACCAAGCGTAAGTTAGGTTTATTTTTTACTCAGGAGTTTTTGAAAGTAGGAAATCCCTTCTTCGATGGGATTTCCGGAACCTGTTCTTTTGCGGAGCATTCCTGTCATATCCAAAACAATGACTCCATACATCCAACTCCACATCATCCTCGCGATGGCAGGGTATTCATTTTTAGGATAAGGAATTTCTCCAGACTCAAAACCAATACGAACTGTTTCTAAAAAAAATCGGTAACTTTTTGGCAATTGAGGAAAAGCTTTTCTATGTACTCCACCGTAATCTGTCACAAACATCACTTTGTGTAACTCACGGTTGTTACTTGCGAAATTGAAATAGGCACGGGCAATGGCCGCCAATTTTTCAAAAGCGGAACTTGAATCCACTTCTATAATTGCTTTTTTTAACATGGAGAGAAGTTCATCCTCTCCTGATTTGATTAGGTCTTGGACTAAGTCAATTTGACTTTCATAATAGGAATAAGGACTGGCAACACTGCAACCCAATCGGTTCGCAATCTTTCGCATGGAAAGACCATCCAGTCCTTCTTCCTTTAAAATCAGGAGGGATACGTTTCTAATTTCCTCACGAGAGAGGCTATTGCGAATCCGTCTTTGTTTGTTTGAAGCTTCCAACATGGATTTGAATCAATTTGACCTCCATAGTATTCAAATCCATACAAAAATCGAACGTTTTTCTTAAAAAGCAGCGTTGATTTGGGCATAGGCCATATAAGCATCTCTCGCCAGTTGGTTTTTGCCTTGTAAGTAGTTTTGGTTCCATTCAAAGGATTGAGTCGTGGAATTGTATTGGATTTTACTATTTCTATAGTTGCGAACAGCGTCTCCCGCATTCAGATATCCGAAACCCATCCATAAAGAAACAAAATCGTTGATTTGTCCATGCCAAGTTAAATCTACTTCTGTATAGATTCGTTTCCCAAGTGCATAAGGTGACGAATAAGAATTATTAGAATAATTCTCTGTACTACCTTTGTCAGAGGAAACTGGGTATGGATTTTTTTCGCCCAAGGAACTTGTTGAGTTTGCCACTCCACTGATGGCATACCAAGCATCTTGTTTTTCCGCTTTATCATTTTGAAAGTAGGTAACTTGAAATTCTCCCCAGGAATCTGTTTTGTAACTGATACTCACAGACTTGGAGATTAGATTTTGTGCGTTGATATTTTCTGAAATTCCGGCCACACTATTGAAGTAAGGAATCACTCCAAATCTTGGATTGGCCAATGTCTGAAATGTGGAAACAGAAGCATCCGCTCTATTTTTATCCCCAGATGCATATAGGACTTGACCACCAAACCTTAGTTTACTGAAGAAAGTGTATCCAGTTTGGAAAACATGCATTTGGCCCGTATATTTTTCTCTTTCCGTTCTTGAATTATCATATTCGTTCGGAAGGTATTCTTTTAAATAAGGGTCTTGGATTCGTCTTCCACTTGTTCCTGATTGAAAGGCCGATTCCCATGTAAAATCCCAAGACTTTCCTTCAGGAAGGAAATTTCCTTTGGTTCTGTTTGTAAGCCGAAAACCCGTTGTGATTAAGTTTTGGTTTTGTCTACTTCGGTTCATGGCTTGCGGATCATCATTAGAAGATTCCGGAAGTCCAGTCACCGGATTCATAAGATTTTTTTTCCACTTTCGTACCACACCTAAACTGTACAGGTCCAAGGTTACCCAATCAGGAATCGTGAAACTATTGTAAGTTCCAAGTAGGGTTGTGTCTGTCCCTGTGGCTGCAGAGTTAAGTTTTGGATCGTTTGAGGATACAACGCCATTTGTTCCACTTTGGGTCCAGTAGGGCCTTGCCATGAGAAAGTGGATTTTGAAATTATCGTAATTGAACATAAGCCTTGCTCCATCGAAGGATAGACCATTGACTGTCCAGTTACCACCACCTATCATTCGTTGGTCGCCATAGGCCCAAATTTGTCTTCCGATTTGTAATTTGGAACGTAAGGGAAGTTGGTTTAAAGTTAAGAATGCTTCTCGGATTCCTGTTTGATTTTGAGAAACGGCATTCGTTTGATTTTTAGAATAAATGTCTGCTGTATTGTTAAAAAAATTGGCTCGGATATCACCAGAAGAGGCTGGCGATTCTCCTCCCCATACACGAGCATCTTGGAGGGTTACTTTTGCTTGTACATAAGGGCTGGGATCAAAGATAAAATAAATAGAGGAAGTTTGAACCGTTCTGTCAGTATAACCCTTTTCAGAAGCATTGAAGTCCATATTGTATCTTGCTTCTTGTCTCGGTCGCAAATACATTCCAAAACGTAATACATCGTTTAACCAAAATTGGCCAGAAGTTGCTGAGTGTCTGGATAACTCTGGTTCTACAAACATATGGCGATTGTATTCTGGATCGATTCCCTTTTCTTTCATGGAAGAAACATAGGGTTTGATTTCTTGGGTGGCGGTAGGCGTAGGAACATTTTCTGTTTCTGTTGGAGCAGCCGTTGTAATTGTTAGCGGCATCATTACCGCTAACAATAGAAAATAGAAATAACCTTTTGAAATATACATGAAGTATCTCCTTTTCTATAACAAATGTTTAATTAACTTAATTGGTTCCTGCAATTACTTTCAATATGTAAAAGTATAAAGGAATTCCAACGATGATATTGATGGGGAAAACAATCGATAAAGCAACCGTTAAATAGATGCTGGGGTTAGCTTCTGGGATGGAGTCTTTCATCGCCGCAGGTACTGCAATGTAAGATGCAGAAGCGCAGAGAACTACAAACATAAGAGCATCACCAATCGGCATTTGGATGATTTTGGTAAGTAGGATGGCGATGACTACGTTAATCGTCATGATAATGAGCGCGGATCCAATGAGGAAAAAACCAACTTTTTTTAATTCGCGCATTTGTCTTGCTGCATCGATTCCTTTATCCAATAGGAAGAAAGTAAGTAGTCCTTTGAATATATCCTCAGTGAATGGTTTTGTAGTGTTCCATCCGGACTCACCTGATAAGTAACCAACGATCACCGCTCCCATCAAAATATATACTGAAGAACTAAAGAAAGCTTCATGGAGTAAATGTTTCCATTGAATCTTTTCATTTAGGTTTTCGTTATTTTTCTTTTTTCCCAATCGATCGATGATGACGGCAAGAACGATGGCAGGTGATTCCATAAGAGCCATTCCTGCTACGATGAAACCTTGGTATTCATATCCATAACTATGTAAAAAAGCACCAGCAGTCACGAAGGTCACAGCACTAATGGATCCAAAACTTCCCGCAAGGGCAGCAGCATTTGCATGATCCAGTTTGGCTCTAAAGATAAAGTACGAGTAGATTGGAACAAAACATGCCATAAACATACAAGCAATGAGTGTGAGTAAGTGTTCTTCGGCAAAAGGAGATTGGAAGAGTTCGTGTCCTCCTTTGAATCCGATAGAGAACAAAAGATATAAAGATAGGAATTTGGAGACTCCTTCTGTGATCCTTAGGTCTGATTTGAAGAATACAACTCCCATTCCTAAAAAGAAAAAGAGTACCGGTGGGTTTAAGATGTTATTGAGCGCAGCGTGGAAATCCATAATTTCACTCCCTGTCAGCCATGATTTTAGACACCCGTTTTGTCCAATATCATAAAAATGGACAAAAAATAATCCATTTGAAAAATCTGGAAACATCGAAATCGCTTTCTTGGTTGCCGAATTTCCGAAAACTGGTGTTTCCGATGAAACTATTGGCCAAAATCGTGTTCCTAGCGGCAATCTTTGCCTCTCTAGGCGGGTGTCTATGGAAACCAGAGAGTTTCTACGGCCGGAACATAAGCCAAAATGTCCAATTTTTGGTACCCCATAGGACAGACATTCCTAGAAATTGCAGCCATGAATCCATCCAATCTTTGCGGAGTTTTGTCTGGATCGACAACCGTAGCGCCGACTCTTTGCGAGGAAAACAGGAGGAGGGAGGTCAATGGGTCCGAGTGGAGATCAAAAATGAGGTATCTGTAGATACTTATTTTAGCATCCTCATCCAATGGATCAACATCCCATTTGTCGAACTATGTTCGGAAGGAGAGGATGGAGAAATCACAACTTCTTACAGTGGGTATGTTTGGGAAGATTGGATGGAGGTCCTTTCTCCTTTCCCACATTTTAATGTTACTCTTAAAGCCAACGAAAGTCGTTATTTCTATATTTATTTAGTATCCAATGAAGACCTAAACTTTCCTCTTCGCATTGTTTCTCATGCAAGTTATCGTTCTATTGTTTTGTTTCGATTTTTGACATTTTTGTTTTTTATGATGATGGGAATTGTGTCGTTTGGGTGGGCGATATCAGAATATTTAAAATCAAAAGAAAAAGTTTACATTTCGATTTTGGTTCACTTTCTAATGTTTTTCCTTCTCGTATACTCCGTACACGGAAAGGAGTTTGCGTCAATCTTCGGAAATTCAAATAACTTAGTTAGGCATTCCTATTATATCTTTTTATCAATCAATCATTTTGTATTTTTTGTATATCTTGCTTCTTTTGATTCGTTTGTTGGAAATCGTATTTCAAAACAGATTTTGTTTTGGGTTTCGGGATTTGCAGGTTTTCTTTATTTGTTAGTTCCTCTTTTCCCAAGAGTATATGAATTTAGAATCTTTCTAGTATTATCTATATTTGGAACTGCTGCTTATTTTTTATTCAAAACTCATCACTCTTTGTTTGCAAAAGAAGAAAGTGATGAAAGGGCTTATGTCTTTGGTTGGTTCTTTTTTCTTTTTTCCGTCTTCTTAAAAACATTGTTTCACTTTGATTTTTATCCTTACCAACCCTTCTTTATTTATGCGGCAGTATTTTATCTTCCCTTTTTAACAGCGGGTTCTTTTTTGTTTTTGCGAAATTATGAAAAAAGGGATAAATCAAAAACCCGGTACCGGTCCGTAACACTGAAATTGGATAAAACCGAATTTCGGAATAAATTAGAATCGTTATTGAATTCTGAAAAAATATTTTTGAATCCTGATTGTAATGAAGAACTTTTAGCGTCTAGGATGGGTCTCTCCTATCACCAGTTAAGTGAACTTATCAATTCGGAATATAATTTCAATTTTCCTTCATTATTAAACCAATACAGAATTAAAGAAGCCATGTTGATTCTGAATGAAAGGCCTGAACTCAATGTAGCAGAGGTAGGGAAACTTTCAGGTTTTGGTTCCAGATCGGCTTTTTATCTGGAATTTAAAAAACAGTCAGGTGTGAATCCAAATCAGTTTCGGAAAAATAAAAATATATAGATAGATTATTAGATTAAGATAAGAGGACGTTCCCATGAACAGCAAAGACAATCTCAAAGATTGGTTACCCGGGTTAAAGGAAAATTGGCGATCGGACATTTTGTCCGGTTTTATTGTGTTTCTGATTGCGTTGCCCCTTTGTCTGGGCATCTCACTTGCTTCGGGTGCTCCCCCGATGGCTGGTATTTTTTCTGGAATTGTGGGTGGAATTTTGGTCTCTCTACTCAGTGGTTCTCACCTCACCATTAATGGTCCAGCCGCTGGGCTCATCGCCGTTGTACTCAACTCAATTATGGTATTAGGTGGCGGAGATCCAAAACTCGGATTTGAATTAACGTTAGCTGCCATTGTGATTGCAGGTGCCATTCAAGTGATACTTGGGCTTGTGAAAGCAGGAAATTTAACCGTATACTTTCCCATCTCTGTAGTTCATGGAATGATGGCTGCGATTGGAATTATTATCATTTCCAAACAATTTTATGTAGCCCTTGGAATCACTCCTAAAGCCAAAACAATCGGTGGGTTGTTATTAGAAATTCCTTTTAGTTTTTCTCTTGTGAATCCTGAAGTTGCGATCATAGGACTTTCTGCGATTGTAATCATTGCGATTTTGGCAAAAATCAAAAATCCTTTACTAAAAAAGTTACCTGCACCACTAGTTGCAGTGTTAGTTGGTATTGTTTTGGGTGTTGTTTTTGATTTAGCTGATGAACATTCTTATACACTACTCGACCAAACTTATAAAATTGGTCCTGAAAAATTAGTAAATCTTCCAGACCATATTTATGATGGAATCACTTTCCCTGATTTTTCTAGATGGAAGGATGGAATCTTTTGGGTAATGGTCATTACCATTGCACTCATTGCAAGTATTGAATCATTGTTAACTGCAACTGCAGTTGATAATACAGATCCGTATCGCCGTAAATCAAATATGGATCGTGAATTGGTAGCAAAAGGTGCCGGTAACTTCTTTTTAGGTTGGATTGGTGGTTTACCAATCATCGCCGAGGTAGTTCGGTCTTCTGCAAATATTGAAAATGGTGCCAAAACAAGATTCTCCAATTTTTTTCATGGATTGTTTTTGCTTTTTTTCATTTTACTTTTGCCTGGCCTTATCCATCGAATTCCCCTCGCATCCCTTGCGGGAATTTTGATTATGGTGGGGATTCGATTGGCTTCTCCTCATGTTTTCAAAGAAACTTATGAAAAAGGTTGGGATCAAATTGTTATTTTTACTGTAACGGTGATTTTAACAATCGTAGAGGATTTGTTAGTTGGTGTGTTCTGTGGAATCATCACTGCTATTTTGATCCAAATTTATTTTGGTGTTCCTCTTCGTTATATCTTTGTTGCAGATATCACTGTAAAATCGGAAAACAAAGTCCATGAACTGTATGTAAAACATGCTTTGTTATTTTCTAATATGATTTCATTGAAATTATTATTCAGGAAAATTGCTCCAGGTGAACGAGTGGATCTAAAGTTTGATCAGAATGTGAAAATGATTGGTTTTTCAGCCATTGAATTTTTACAAAGTTTCAAACGAGACTATGAATCGAGAGGGGGACAGGTAAATTTGATTGGATTTGAGGATTTAAAACCTATCTCTGCTTATTATGGAGCGACTCGAATCCATAAGTAGTTAACAAAAAAATTCTTGTAACTTAGTGTTTTAAAACCAATATCCTTTTATGCAGAGGATATTGGTTTTTTCCCTCCTTTTCTTTTTACCCTTACTACTTCAGTCAAAAGATGTACCTCGGCTTAAGGCCCGAGTGACAGATGAAACATGGACATTGAGTCCTGGTTTTGTTTCTGCATTAGAAACAAAACTACGAGATCACGAAAGTAAAACAACGAATCAGGTTGCAGTGTATGTGATTTCTTCACTTGAGGGAGAGGTTTTAGAAGAATACTCTCTTAGAGTTGCAGAAACTTGGAAATTGGGACAAAAGAAAAATGACAATGGAGTATTATTGTTAATTGCGTTGGATGATCGAAAGTTACGGATCGAAGTAGGGTATGGACTTGAAGGAAGTTTAACAGATGTTCTTTGCCATCATATCATAGAAAAAGAAATCAAACCTTATTTCAAAAAAGGAGAAATTGAATCCGGAATCCAAAACGGTGTAAATTCCATTCTCGGAGCCATTGAAGGATCCTATTCCATTCCACCACCAGAAGATTATTCTCATCTTGGTCCTTTGTCTTTTTTAGGAGAACTTTCTGGAGGACAGAATGAAATTCCTTTTCCAATAAAAATTTTGATCACAATCTTTGTATTGATTGTGTTGGGAGTTTTTACTTATGTAGCAGCTAATGCGCCTTATGTGGGATGGTTTATTTATTTCTTTTTATTTCCATTTTGGAGTTTGTTTCCTACTGCCGTATATGGTGCCAATATTGGCGCTAGCGTATTTTTAATTTATGCCATTGGGGTTGGGCTTTATAAACTCTATCATCTACTCACTCCTCATGGTCGGAAACGAATGAAAGAAGGTAACTTCAGCGGACCCGTTGGTGGATCTGGTGGTAGTAGTAGGGGATGGTCTAGTAGCGGAGGGAGTTCCGGTGGGTTTAGCGGCGGTGGAGGCAGTTTTGGTGGTGGCGGTAGTTCTGGAAGTTGGTAAAATTTTTTTAAAAATAGATTTTGGGAACTTTTCCAATCAAACTTGGGTTTAGTATATAGTGAAGTTGATTAGAATTATATTTTTTGTTTTAGTAACATTTGGATTGGATTCGCTTTTTGCCAAACCAATCCAAATCAAAGAACTCTGGCAGACAGCGATTCAATCCAATCCAGAATTTTTATCAGCTAAAGCCGACTATGATAAAGCATTTTTTGAAAATGAAAAAAGTTACGCTGCGTATTTACCGACTGTCAACGTTTTGGCTTCGGCAAGACAGTCCTCTGTAAATTTTAGTGGATCAGGAACTGTAAATGATCCTCTATTGAATGGATCAAGTGCTGGCTCTAATGCAAACCAACAATCGAGTTCAGGAGAATCAAGGCCTACTGCTGTGAATCGTTATTCTGTTGGACTTAGTACAAATCAAAATCTTTTTGCTGGTTTTAAAGATAAAAGTGGAATCGAAAAAACGGAAGCTTTACTGCAGGCCGCTAAACAAACATTACATGATTCTCGGTTAAAAATTTGTTTTGAATTAAAATCGGGTTATGCACAAATGTTGTATGCCAAAGAACTCCATCAACTTTCAGAAAAAATTAAAGAAAGGCGAGTCAAAAACCGTGATTTGGTAAAACTTCGATATGAAGTGGGCAGGGAACATAAAGGAAGTTTTTTGTTGAGTGAATCCTTTGTTAAACAATCCGAATTCGAAGTTTCTTCTGCTTCTCGTCTTTTTGAAAGTAATCTAAACGAAGTAGAACGAGTGATTGCTAATCGTTTGGATGTAAATATCAACTCAGAATTTTTATATGAATCATCCATGGAAAAAAAATATTCTGAAAAAGAAAAAGAAAGTTTATTGGAATCTCATCCATCGATTATGGCCGAACAATCAAAAGTGAGAGCCGCCCAAGCAAATATTGGTGTTGCAGAAGCAGGATTTTATCCTGAACTCAATTTAAGCGCAACAGTGACGAGACAAGATGATGTTTGGTTGCCTAAACCTAGAAACTATAGTTTTGGACTCAACCTAACCTATCCCTTGTTTAATGGCGGTAGGGATTATTATAATGTTAAAATTGCAAAAACAGAGTATGAAAAATCGATTCATACAAGAGATTCTAAAAAAAATTCTCTTTCTTTTTCGTTGGAGCAGTCTCATCTCAATTTCAAAAATGCATCAGAACAATTGTTTGTATTGTCTGAATTTTATAAGGCATCGGAGATTCGTGCGATGATCGCGAGATCCCAATATTCAAATGGACTCATCAGTTTTGAAAATTGGGATATTATAGAAAACGATTTAATCAATCGTGAAAAAAATCATTTATTAGGTAAGCGGGATCTTGGTTTGGCAGAGGCTACTTACTTACGAAATCTAGGAAAATGTTTTGATGAAGATTAAACTGATACTCATTACACTCGCTGTAATCATTATTTCTATTGTAGTTTATGTATTTGGGTTTGGAAAATCAAAACCAAATACCAAGCTAGAATCTGCGAAAGTGTTTCGCGGAGATTTGGTTGTTACTGTTCGGGCTACAGGGACAGCCATTCCCAAAAATCGATTGGAAATCAAACCTCCTATTGCTGGGCGTGTGGAATCTATCTTAGTAAATGAAGGAACACAGGTCGGCCGTGGTAAAATCATCGCTTGGATGAGTTCTACAGAAAGGGCTGCTTTATTAGATGCGGCACGAGCTAAAGGAGAAGAGGAATTAAAAAAATGGGAAGATTTTTATAAACCAACTCCTGTCATTTCACCTTTGCGTGGTTTGGTGATTGCATCGAACATTAGTCCAGGGCAAACTGTCACACAACAAGATATACTTTATGTTCTTTCTGACAATTTGATGGTGCAAGCAAAGGTAGACGAAACCGATTTATCCAAAATAAAAATTGGCCAGACTGCAAATGTAACGGTTGATTCTTATTCAAATTCTCCAATCAGAGCCAAGGTATCTCATATTGGTTATGAAGCTGTAACCGAAAACAATGTGACCATGTACAATGTGGATTTAGAATTGAAATCGATTCCAGACTATTTAAGAAGTGGGATGTCGATCACTATAGATTTTCTGCTTTCTGAAGAAATAGATGTATTGTTAATCCCTAACGAATTTGTGAAAGGAAGTAGTGGTAAAGGAAAAATTACAAAAAAAGTTGATGGCGAACTTGTCGAAAGCTCAGTTTCAATAGGAAATTCAGATGAACAGAATTCAGTTATCCTTT
This window encodes:
- a CDS encoding efflux RND transporter periplasmic adaptor subunit, with the translated sequence MKIKLILITLAVIIISIVVYVFGFGKSKPNTKLESAKVFRGDLVVTVRATGTAIPKNRLEIKPPIAGRVESILVNEGTQVGRGKIIAWMSSTERAALLDAARAKGEEELKKWEDFYKPTPVISPLRGLVIASNISPGQTVTQQDILYVLSDNLMVQAKVDETDLSKIKIGQTANVTVDSYSNSPIRAKVSHIGYEAVTENNVTMYNVDLELKSIPDYLRSGMSITIDFLLSEEIDVLLIPNEFVKGSSGKGKITKKVDGELVESSVSIGNSDEQNSVILSGVAENEMVYRKKKIQEEKKTSSGGPFSSPKIPKR